The Mucilaginibacter mallensis genome has a segment encoding these proteins:
- a CDS encoding cysteine desulfurase family protein, producing the protein MRVYLDNAATTPIDPEVIKEMCKVMENTYGNPSSIHAQGREARTLIERSRKTVANLLGTSPSEIFFTSSGTEADNMAIRCGIIDHNIKHAITTRIEHHAVIHTFEALEKAGTIKLSFVNVDAKGNIDYDHLETLLKDNERSFVSIMHANNEIGTLSDMEKVGDLCETYNAIYHCDTVQTMGHYKHDLSKLKAHFVVCSAHKLHGPKGVGFLHINHRIKIKPLIYGGAQERNMRGGTENIYGVVGLAKALEMAYADMEQHQEHIQGLKTYMKNQLVESIPGIEFNGETDPDKSLYTVLNVSFPEMEMADMLLFNLDIAGISASGGSACSSGSDIGSHVLTAIGTNPSRPSVRFSFSKYTTKDEIDFTVAKVKELCLVNA; encoded by the coding sequence ATGCGTGTTTATTTAGATAATGCGGCTACTACGCCTATCGACCCCGAGGTAATAAAAGAAATGTGTAAGGTAATGGAAAATACCTACGGTAATCCATCATCTATACATGCGCAGGGGCGTGAGGCCAGAACATTGATCGAAAGGTCAAGGAAAACTGTTGCCAATTTATTAGGTACTTCGCCATCCGAGATCTTTTTTACTTCAAGCGGTACCGAGGCCGATAATATGGCCATCAGGTGTGGTATTATTGACCATAATATAAAACATGCTATTACCACTCGTATCGAGCATCATGCGGTGATCCATACTTTTGAGGCGCTTGAAAAAGCAGGCACTATTAAACTAAGTTTTGTTAATGTTGATGCAAAAGGTAATATAGATTATGATCACCTGGAAACCTTGCTGAAGGATAACGAACGCAGTTTTGTATCTATTATGCATGCCAATAACGAGATAGGTACGCTATCGGATATGGAAAAGGTCGGCGATCTGTGTGAAACCTATAATGCCATTTATCATTGTGATACTGTGCAAACTATGGGGCATTACAAGCATGATCTGAGTAAATTAAAGGCTCATTTTGTAGTTTGTTCGGCACATAAACTGCATGGACCTAAAGGTGTAGGCTTTTTACACATCAATCACCGTATAAAAATTAAGCCATTAATTTATGGTGGCGCGCAGGAACGCAATATGCGCGGCGGTACCGAAAATATTTACGGCGTAGTGGGCCTTGCCAAAGCTTTGGAAATGGCTTATGCTGATATGGAACAGCACCAGGAACACATACAAGGCTTAAAAACCTATATGAAAAATCAGCTGGTTGAAAGCATACCCGGCATTGAATTTAATGGCGAAACAGACCCGGATAAGAGTTTGTATACGGTATTGAACGTTTCTTTTCCAGAAATGGAAATGGCTGATATGCTGCTGTTTAATTTGGATATTGCAGGTATCTCTGCTTCGGGAGGTAGCGCGTGCAGCTCAGGATCGGATATTGGTTCGCACGTTTTAACTGCTATTGGTACAAATCCATCACGGCCATCAGTAAGGTTCTCTTTTTCAAAATATACTACTAAGGACGAGATTGATTTTACCGTAGCTAAAGTAAAAGAACTTTGCCTGGTGAATGCTTAG
- the yajC gene encoding preprotein translocase subunit YajC, with protein MIATILLQAAGASSIFGTYGNFVPLVLIVVVFYFFMIRPQVKKQKDQKNYVNELKKGDKVVLTSGAHGRIAEVADTTFLVEHESGHKTRYEKSSVSLDASKALNTPPKA; from the coding sequence ATGATAGCAACTATTTTATTACAAGCGGCAGGCGCAAGCAGTATATTTGGAACGTACGGTAATTTCGTACCCCTGGTACTTATCGTTGTCGTATTTTACTTTTTTATGATCCGCCCGCAGGTTAAAAAACAAAAAGATCAGAAAAACTATGTTAATGAGCTTAAAAAAGGCGATAAAGTTGTTTTAACATCTGGTGCACACGGAAGAATTGCAGAAGTTGCTGATACAACTTTTTTGGTTGAACACGAAAGCGGCCACAAAACCCGTTACGAAAAATCATCGGTATCGTTAGATGCATCAAAAGCATTGAACACACCGCCGAAAGCATAA
- a CDS encoding alpha-L-rhamnosidase-related protein: MKTFFASTLLILSLLLTNSVHAQSAGNTAVYKEWPAYWIAAPNDAGTEYGVYHFRKSINLTAKPATYIVRVSADNRYKLYVNGVLVSLGPARGDTYYWNYETIDLAPYLTTGKNTISATVWNDAQYRPEAQITLKTAFILQGDSTNEEINTNKTWKCIRDSAYKPNNWIGYYTYYVAGPGEIVDMNKTVKGFTATDFDDSAWPYAANIDHGRPKGMSDAFGWMLVPSSLPQMERTYQRIPVLRKADGISVPPSFPGTKTPLTIPANTTVTLLLDQTYLTNAYLTFNFSKGKDAGISISYAESLFDNLSKYGPIKSNRNEIDGKDFAGRKDSLLSDGSANQTFTTLYWRTWRYIQVRVQTKNDPLTIDDIYGTFTGYPFKNNTIFNTDNTEITKILETGWRTARLDAIETYMDCPYYEQLQYIGDTRIQAMVSYYNSGDDRLARNAINLMDHSRIAEGLTLSRHPSFSPQIISTFSLWYIGVLYDYWMYRPDSNFVKGKLAGERAVLDFFSKYQQADGSLKNTPYWTFVDWANAKGWRSGMPPTGSKGNSSILDLQLLMAFQQAAKLEAKIGLPYLADLYTKKAAQLKQTIQTKYWNVTKKLYADTEDKDLYSQHANSLAILADVAKAEDMAAISKNILTDTSLTQCTIYFKYYMHLALIKGGLGNDYINWLDIWRDNLKMGLTTWAEQSDLQHTRSDCHAWGASPNIEFFRTVLGIDSYAPGFGKIKIEPHLGTLKNVSGEIPHPNGKVAVSYTLDKDKWKIKISLPQKTTGILVWKDKRLVLKAGENSFVI, encoded by the coding sequence ATGAAAACCTTTTTTGCATCAACCTTATTAATCCTTAGTTTATTGCTGACAAACTCAGTGCATGCACAATCGGCTGGTAACACCGCTGTATACAAAGAATGGCCTGCCTACTGGATAGCTGCCCCAAATGATGCGGGAACAGAATACGGTGTTTATCATTTTCGTAAAAGCATTAATTTAACAGCAAAGCCTGCTACATATATTGTCCGTGTATCGGCAGATAACCGCTATAAGTTATATGTTAATGGCGTATTGGTATCATTGGGGCCAGCCCGGGGAGATACCTACTATTGGAACTATGAAACGATTGATCTGGCGCCATATCTTACAACAGGTAAAAATACTATCAGCGCGACCGTTTGGAATGACGCCCAATATCGGCCCGAAGCACAGATCACGCTAAAAACTGCCTTTATTTTACAGGGCGATTCAACAAACGAAGAGATCAACACCAATAAAACCTGGAAATGCATCCGCGATAGCGCCTATAAACCTAATAACTGGATAGGCTATTATACCTATTATGTTGCCGGGCCGGGCGAAATAGTGGATATGAACAAAACTGTTAAAGGTTTTACCGCTACTGATTTTGACGATTCTGCGTGGCCATATGCCGCTAACATAGATCATGGCAGGCCAAAAGGAATGTCTGATGCTTTTGGGTGGATGCTGGTACCATCCTCATTGCCTCAAATGGAACGGACTTACCAACGCATTCCGGTTTTACGTAAAGCTGATGGAATCAGCGTGCCGCCATCGTTCCCCGGTACAAAAACCCCGCTTACTATTCCGGCGAATACAACTGTTACCTTATTGCTTGACCAAACCTATTTAACCAACGCCTATTTAACTTTCAATTTTAGTAAGGGTAAAGATGCGGGCATATCCATAAGCTATGCCGAATCATTATTCGATAACTTAAGTAAATATGGCCCGATAAAAAGCAACCGCAACGAAATAGATGGTAAGGATTTTGCAGGCCGTAAAGACAGTCTATTATCAGATGGCAGCGCAAATCAAACTTTTACAACTTTGTACTGGCGTACCTGGCGTTATATACAGGTAAGGGTACAAACTAAAAATGATCCGCTAACCATTGATGATATATACGGCACATTTACTGGTTATCCGTTTAAAAACAATACCATTTTTAATACTGATAACACCGAAATAACAAAAATACTGGAAACCGGCTGGCGCACTGCCAGGCTTGATGCCATTGAAACCTATATGGACTGCCCCTACTATGAGCAACTGCAATACATAGGTGATACCCGCATACAGGCCATGGTATCCTATTATAATAGCGGCGACGACCGTTTGGCACGCAATGCTATTAATTTAATGGATCATTCACGCATAGCCGAAGGGTTAACATTGAGCAGGCACCCATCGTTTAGTCCGCAGATTATTTCTACTTTTTCATTGTGGTATATTGGTGTATTGTATGATTACTGGATGTATCGCCCGGATTCGAACTTTGTTAAAGGCAAGCTTGCAGGTGAAAGAGCAGTGTTAGATTTCTTCAGCAAATACCAGCAAGCCGATGGCTCCTTAAAAAACACCCCATATTGGACCTTTGTCGACTGGGCCAATGCCAAAGGCTGGCGCAGTGGCATGCCGCCAACAGGCAGTAAAGGAAACTCATCTATATTAGACCTTCAATTACTCATGGCCTTTCAACAGGCAGCTAAATTGGAGGCAAAAATTGGTTTGCCTTATCTTGCCGATCTTTACACTAAAAAAGCAGCCCAACTAAAGCAAACCATCCAAACCAAATACTGGAACGTGACTAAAAAACTATATGCTGATACAGAGGATAAGGATTTATACTCACAGCATGCCAACTCACTGGCCATACTTGCTGATGTGGCAAAAGCCGAAGATATGGCTGCTATAAGCAAAAATATTTTAACTGACACCTCCTTAACCCAATGCACTATCTACTTTAAATATTATATGCACCTGGCTTTAATAAAGGGTGGTTTAGGCAACGATTACATAAACTGGCTTGATATATGGCGCGATAATTTAAAAATGGGCCTGACTACCTGGGCCGAACAATCAGACCTGCAACATACCCGCTCCGATTGCCATGCCTGGGGAGCCAGCCCTAATATTGAGTTTTTCAGGACAGTATTGGGCATTGACAGCTATGCACCCGGTTTCGGTAAAATAAAAATAGAACCGCATTTAGGTACACTAAAAAATGTAAGCGGTGAGATTCCTCACCCGAATGGAAAGGTGGCAGTTTCCTATACTTTGGATAAAGATAAGTGGAAGATAAAGATCAGCCTTCCGCAAAAAACTACAGGGATATTGGTTTGGAAAGATAAAAGGCTTGTATTAAAAGCAGGTGAAAACTCCTTTGTGATATAA
- the coaE gene encoding dephospho-CoA kinase (Dephospho-CoA kinase (CoaE) performs the final step in coenzyme A biosynthesis.), which yields MLKIGITGNIGSGKTTVSKIFEVLGIPVFYADDEAKKVMVNDEILIGAIKQTFGQESYFEDGSLNRKHISNIVFKSETELAKLNAIVHPAVFRAFDNWVPKFKNVPYVLKEAALLFESDSYKMCDKTIMVTAPLEMRIQRVMQRDGLSEAEVRGRDAKQFTEEKKLDLADYAIKNDNSELVIPQVLALHELFIGSLVQ from the coding sequence ATGCTTAAAATAGGTATAACCGGCAATATTGGTAGTGGTAAAACTACGGTAAGCAAAATATTTGAAGTATTAGGCATACCTGTTTTTTATGCTGATGATGAGGCCAAAAAGGTTATGGTGAATGATGAAATACTCATTGGTGCCATTAAACAAACCTTCGGACAGGAATCATATTTTGAGGATGGCTCATTAAACCGTAAACATATATCAAATATTGTATTTAAAAGCGAAACAGAACTGGCAAAGTTGAATGCTATAGTGCATCCTGCAGTTTTTCGCGCTTTTGATAATTGGGTGCCAAAGTTTAAAAATGTGCCCTATGTTTTAAAGGAGGCGGCACTGTTATTTGAAAGTGATTCCTATAAAATGTGCGATAAAACAATAATGGTTACTGCTCCATTAGAGATGCGTATACAGCGGGTAATGCAACGTGATGGATTAAGTGAAGCTGAAGTCAGGGGCAGGGATGCTAAGCAATTCACTGAAGAGAAGAAGCTGGATTTAGCCGATTATGCAATAAAAAATGATAACAGCGAGCTGGTGATACCGCAGGTTTTGGCTTTGCATGAATTGTTCATTGGCTCATTGGTTCAATAG
- a CDS encoding phosphatase PAP2 family protein, with translation MLDHLIQLDRHLFYWINHDLTNPFFDAVMPWARTPRNWIPLFILISAYCLWKYRAKGIIIIAFIGISAGVADFTSASIVKPLVHRLRPCADPVTAPTDIERVSACGSGYSFPSTHATDYFAVAIFMVLIFRKYWHWIWFWGIFWAGLISFAQVYVGVHYPIDVTCGAIYGSFVGWFIYWVFRKLQRRYPEWMPAV, from the coding sequence ATGCTCGACCATCTTATACAACTAGACAGGCATTTATTCTATTGGATTAATCACGATCTCACTAATCCATTTTTTGACGCAGTAATGCCATGGGCGCGCACACCTAGAAACTGGATCCCGCTATTTATCCTTATATCGGCTTATTGCTTGTGGAAGTACCGGGCAAAGGGTATCATTATCATAGCCTTTATAGGCATCTCAGCAGGCGTTGCCGACTTTACAAGCGCCAGTATAGTTAAACCATTAGTACACCGCCTGCGCCCTTGTGCTGACCCTGTAACAGCACCAACAGACATTGAACGTGTCTCCGCTTGCGGATCCGGCTACAGTTTTCCATCCACCCATGCTACCGACTATTTTGCCGTGGCTATATTTATGGTACTTATATTCCGTAAATATTGGCACTGGATATGGTTTTGGGGTATATTTTGGGCTGGGCTCATCAGCTTTGCGCAGGTATATGTGGGCGTACATTATCCTATTGATGTTACCTGCGGTGCTATTTATGGCTCTTTTGTAGGATGGTTTATATATTGGGTATTCAGGAAATTGCAGAGGCGATATCCAGAATGGATGCCTGCAGTTTAA
- the glmM gene encoding phosphoglucosamine mutase: MTLIKSISGIRGTIGGAAGDGLTPVDIVKFTSAFGTWAISKSGIKKIVIGRDARISGSMVNNLVIGTLQGLGIDVIDLGLSTTPTVEIAVPLEQAAGGIILTASHNPKQWNALKLLNSKGEFISDTDGKDVLEIAERGDLKYADVDDLGKVTQDDSYLQKHIDAVLALPLVDVEAITKADFKVVIDCVNSTGGIFIPALLKALGVKTVHELYCEPDGKFPHNPEPLPENLIALSQEVVKKKATLGIAVDPDVDRLCFVNEDGSMFGEEYTLVAVADYVLKNTVGNTVSNLSSTRALRDVTEKAGGEYHVAAVGEVNVVNKMKETNAIIGGEGNGGVIYPESHYGRDALVGIALFLTHLAKSGKTVSALRASYPAYFISKNKITLTPEMDIDALLLKVEEKYKKQPHSTIDGLKIEFDKEWVHLRRSNTEPIIRIYSEGNSETVANNLANKIIADIKEILSI; this comes from the coding sequence TTGACACTAATAAAATCAATTTCAGGTATTAGAGGCACCATTGGCGGTGCCGCAGGCGATGGTTTAACGCCGGTAGATATTGTAAAATTTACTTCTGCCTTTGGTACATGGGCCATTAGTAAATCGGGTATTAAAAAGATAGTTATAGGCAGGGATGCCCGTATATCAGGCAGTATGGTTAATAACCTGGTTATTGGCACATTGCAGGGTTTGGGTATTGATGTGATCGATCTTGGTCTATCAACTACACCAACAGTTGAAATAGCTGTCCCGCTTGAGCAGGCTGCGGGTGGTATTATTCTTACAGCAAGCCATAACCCAAAGCAATGGAACGCGCTTAAATTGCTTAACAGCAAAGGCGAATTCATCAGCGATACGGATGGCAAAGATGTGCTTGAGATTGCCGAGAGAGGTGATCTTAAATATGCTGATGTTGATGACCTGGGTAAAGTAACCCAAGATGACAGCTATCTGCAAAAGCACATTGATGCTGTATTGGCTTTGCCTTTAGTTGATGTGGAGGCTATAACTAAAGCCGACTTTAAAGTAGTTATTGACTGCGTTAACTCAACCGGCGGTATATTTATTCCTGCTTTATTAAAAGCATTGGGTGTTAAAACCGTACACGAATTATATTGCGAGCCTGATGGTAAGTTTCCGCATAACCCGGAGCCTTTGCCTGAGAACTTGATAGCGTTATCACAGGAAGTAGTAAAGAAAAAAGCCACCCTTGGTATAGCTGTTGACCCTGATGTTGACCGCCTTTGTTTTGTTAATGAAGATGGCAGCATGTTCGGCGAAGAATATACTTTGGTTGCCGTTGCTGATTATGTGCTGAAAAACACAGTAGGCAATACAGTATCAAACCTATCATCAACCCGTGCTTTGCGCGATGTTACCGAGAAAGCCGGTGGCGAATATCATGTCGCGGCGGTAGGAGAGGTTAACGTAGTAAATAAAATGAAGGAAACCAACGCTATTATAGGCGGTGAAGGTAATGGCGGGGTTATATATCCTGAATCACACTATGGTCGCGATGCTTTGGTAGGTATTGCTTTGTTTTTAACACATCTGGCAAAATCGGGCAAAACGGTTTCAGCTTTAAGGGCGTCTTATCCAGCCTATTTTATATCGAAGAATAAAATAACACTGACCCCCGAAATGGACATTGATGCGCTATTGCTGAAAGTTGAAGAAAAATACAAAAAACAACCGCATTCAACAATTGACGGTTTGAAAATAGAATTTGATAAAGAATGGGTACATTTGCGCCGTTCAAATACGGAACCAATCATCCGTATTTATTCAGAAGGTAATTCAGAAACTGTGGCGAATAATTTAGCCAACAAGATAATTGCCGATATAAAGGAAATACTAAGTATTTAG
- a CDS encoding MarR family winged helix-turn-helix transcriptional regulator, producing the protein MRIDEEIQSTKFEDNYQKAVINISYTSGWLANLIRGEFEKYNITQQQFNILRILRGQYPSPATVNLLKERMIDKMSDASRIVDRLFQKGLVSRCTNKKDRRAVDIRISDQGLELLAKIDLEFKSKDFLKNNLTEEEAGKLSDLLDKMRG; encoded by the coding sequence ATGCGCATAGACGAAGAAATACAAAGCACCAAATTTGAGGACAACTATCAGAAAGCTGTCATCAATATTTCTTATACATCGGGCTGGCTTGCTAACCTCATTCGTGGGGAGTTTGAAAAGTATAACATTACCCAGCAGCAGTTTAATATTTTAAGAATTTTGAGGGGGCAATACCCCAGTCCAGCAACAGTTAATTTGCTGAAGGAGCGGATGATTGATAAAATGTCGGACGCATCGCGCATAGTTGACCGCCTGTTTCAAAAGGGCCTGGTTTCGCGTTGTACCAATAAAAAAGATCGTCGTGCAGTTGATATCCGCATCAGTGATCAGGGTCTGGAATTATTAGCAAAGATTGATTTGGAGTTTAAATCAAAAGATTTTTTGAAGAATAACCTTACCGAAGAAGAAGCCGGTAAATTAAGTGATCTGCTGGATAAGATGAGAGGGTAA
- the nusB gene encoding transcription antitermination factor NusB, whose protein sequence is MLNRRHLRVKVLQALYAYHQTNGGDVKVHEKNLLQSIDKVYEMYIWMLSLISEVVDYAQTDATERSNKHLPTKEDLNPDLKILGNRFVVSLKENKEYLTALKRYKVEWSFEPELTKTLFNILKNAPEYAEYLQKTGDTIQTDKDIIKFIFKKVILKSSLAEQVFEDKFIVWAVDKDVLQALIAKTFKNFAFDEHEKNKLAEVTGNWEEDREFIVNLFTQNIRHEKEYQEMISAKTQNWEPERIAMMDTLLMKMAITEFINFTSVPVKVTINEYLEISKEFSTPKSNSFLNGILDKILIELKAQNKIKKIGRGLIE, encoded by the coding sequence ATGTTAAACAGAAGGCACTTAAGAGTAAAAGTATTACAGGCGTTGTACGCGTATCATCAAACTAATGGCGGCGACGTCAAGGTACATGAAAAAAACTTGTTGCAAAGCATTGATAAGGTATATGAAATGTATATCTGGATGTTATCATTAATTTCAGAGGTGGTGGATTACGCCCAAACGGATGCAACGGAACGTTCAAACAAACATTTGCCTACCAAGGAAGACCTGAACCCCGATCTGAAAATATTAGGTAACAGGTTTGTAGTTTCATTAAAAGAAAATAAAGAATATTTAACTGCACTAAAGCGATATAAAGTTGAATGGAGCTTTGAACCGGAGCTTACAAAAACATTGTTTAACATTCTGAAAAACGCTCCTGAATACGCCGAATATCTTCAAAAAACAGGCGATACTATTCAAACCGATAAGGATATTATCAAGTTCATATTTAAGAAGGTAATTTTGAAATCGTCATTAGCCGAACAGGTTTTTGAGGATAAATTTATTGTTTGGGCGGTTGATAAGGATGTGTTGCAGGCCTTAATAGCAAAAACATTTAAAAACTTTGCCTTTGACGAGCACGAGAAAAATAAACTGGCCGAAGTTACCGGTAATTGGGAAGAGGACAGGGAGTTTATTGTAAATTTATTTACGCAAAACATACGCCACGAAAAGGAATACCAGGAAATGATAAGCGCGAAAACTCAAAACTGGGAGCCTGAGCGTATAGCTATGATGGATACCTTGTTAATGAAAATGGCTATTACTGAGTTTATTAACTTTACTTCGGTGCCTGTTAAGGTTACTATTAATGAATATCTGGAAATATCAAAGGAGTTCAGTACTCCTAAAAGTAATTCATTTTTAAACGGTATCTTGGACAAAATTTTGATAGAGCTTAAAGCTCAGAATAAAATAAAGAAAATAGGAAGAGGTTTGATAGAATAA
- a CDS encoding MBL fold metallo-hydrolase, with protein sequence MTIKDDFLSFNTHGLYCKYGDFYLDPKEPVQTAVISHAHADHAISGNNQVYCTEATAAFMQLRYGKNAAKVFNIAAYNNSFIVGDVQITFISAGHMLGSAQVLMEYESVRYLYTGDYKLQPDATCEPIEWVKTDVLITESTFADPEVLHPDPVAEIQKLNDIKINILLGAYGLGKSQRLIQMINEHAPQKKILVHHRIMPINAIYEKYGYSPGVYQMYSRRLMKNQEEYVYIVPPFTFDSYINAKGVKRLFASGWKNLQVNKNDTLFISDHVDWNDILQAVEHTKPTQIWTLHGNGTHLKKHFGDDIFVKILN encoded by the coding sequence ATGACGATCAAAGACGACTTTCTTTCCTTTAATACACACGGCCTTTACTGTAAATACGGCGACTTTTATCTCGACCCTAAAGAGCCTGTGCAAACGGCTGTAATATCACATGCCCATGCTGATCATGCCATCAGCGGGAATAACCAGGTTTATTGTACTGAGGCTACTGCGGCTTTTATGCAGTTACGGTATGGTAAAAATGCGGCTAAGGTGTTTAACATAGCTGCCTATAATAATTCATTTATTGTTGGCGATGTACAGATCACCTTTATATCGGCAGGGCATATGCTGGGTTCGGCGCAGGTGTTGATGGAGTACGAGAGTGTGCGCTATTTGTATACCGGCGATTATAAATTGCAGCCGGACGCTACCTGTGAACCTATTGAGTGGGTAAAAACCGATGTACTGATAACCGAAAGTACTTTTGCCGATCCGGAGGTATTACACCCCGACCCGGTTGCAGAGATACAGAAGCTGAATGATATTAAGATCAATATTTTGTTGGGTGCGTATGGTTTGGGGAAAAGTCAGCGCCTGATACAGATGATCAATGAGCATGCGCCGCAGAAAAAGATATTGGTGCATCATCGTATTATGCCTATTAATGCGATTTATGAAAAGTATGGATATTCGCCGGGTGTATATCAAATGTATAGCAGGCGGTTGATGAAAAACCAGGAAGAATATGTATACATTGTACCGCCTTTTACGTTCGATAGTTATATAAATGCAAAAGGAGTGAAGCGCTTATTTGCATCGGGATGGAAGAATTTGCAGGTGAATAAAAATGATACCCTGTTTATATCAGACCATGTGGACTGGAACGATATTCTACAGGCCGTTGAACACACAAAGCCCACACAGATATGGACGCTCCATGGTAATGGCACACATTTGAAGAAACATTTTGGCGATGATATATTTGTAAAAATACTCAACTGA
- a CDS encoding DUF5522 domain-containing protein: MLQENIDYYINEDGNFVFTEAYHLKRGYCCKNKCLHCPWNYGKAEDDEQIENK; encoded by the coding sequence ATGCTGCAGGAGAATATCGACTATTACATTAACGAGGATGGCAATTTTGTTTTTACCGAAGCCTATCACCTAAAAAGGGGCTATTGCTGCAAAAATAAGTGCCTGCATTGCCCCTGGAACTACGGAAAAGCCGAAGATGACGAACAAATTGAAAATAAATAA
- a CDS encoding YbbR-like domain-containing protein has product MAIVKLSAAERRRLSAFFTCLVLASLAWLFTTLSKPYDYNVKRVLTYRNAPQKRAFHSLQSDTVEVIVKGTGWQMLFSKMNDENTPIVADLRTLDNGNFVVLSSQLKQINDKDVNHEIIAINPDTLYFDFSYRMVKRVPVHLVAALKYQQQFAQSNNPIVKPAYVTLTGPANRLSKITQWDTDSLIAEDVNETIRTKLNMQAASEGNMSMYPKTVDVVVPVDEFTEKTLQIPVKIINNFDYYNVKIFPQKVKVTFVTSLKKYAEINEDFFEAESDLNLWRLQGYTILPVKLIRYPPFCKIVRIDPPNIDFIIRK; this is encoded by the coding sequence ATGGCTATAGTAAAACTATCCGCAGCAGAACGCAGGCGATTATCAGCATTTTTTACATGCCTGGTATTGGCGTCACTCGCGTGGTTGTTTACAACGCTGTCAAAACCTTATGACTATAACGTAAAGCGTGTATTAACCTATAGAAATGCGCCTCAAAAAAGAGCATTCCATTCACTACAGTCGGATACGGTAGAGGTTATCGTAAAGGGTACCGGCTGGCAAATGCTGTTTTCAAAAATGAATGATGAAAATACACCAATAGTAGCAGATCTGCGGACATTGGATAATGGGAATTTTGTGGTGCTTAGCTCACAGCTAAAGCAAATAAATGATAAGGATGTCAATCATGAAATTATAGCCATTAACCCGGATACACTGTATTTTGATTTTTCCTATCGTATGGTAAAAAGGGTGCCTGTACATTTGGTGGCTGCTTTAAAATATCAGCAGCAATTTGCACAATCAAACAATCCTATAGTAAAACCAGCTTATGTTACCCTAACGGGACCGGCTAACCGCCTCAGTAAAATAACGCAATGGGATACAGATTCATTAATAGCTGAAGATGTAAACGAAACCATCAGAACCAAATTAAACATGCAGGCCGCTAGTGAGGGGAACATGAGCATGTACCCTAAAACGGTTGATGTAGTGGTACCTGTTGATGAATTTACAGAGAAAACCCTGCAAATACCTGTCAAGATCATCAATAACTTTGATTATTACAACGTGAAGATATTTCCGCAGAAAGTTAAAGTTACCTTTGTAACATCGTTAAAAAAGTACGCGGAAATAAATGAGGATTTTTTTGAAGCAGAATCAGACCTTAATCTGTGGAGATTACAGGGCTATACTATTTTGCCTGTAAAGCTGATTAGGTATCCGCCATTTTGTAAAATAGTGCGCATCGATCCGCCAAATATTGATTTCATCATCCGAAAATAA
- a CDS encoding DUF1573 domain-containing protein, producing MKKLFLSIITAGLLLSACNQSAKTASTTDSASTTGAAVATNAPVMKFEYSMHDFGKITQGDKVNYKFNFTNTGKSPLIISNAVASCGCTKPEWPSGPIKPGDSGQINVTFNSAGKSGLQDKMITITANTNPPQNAVHLVGEVLNKK from the coding sequence ATGAAAAAACTTTTTTTAAGCATAATAACAGCAGGTTTGCTATTATCAGCATGTAACCAATCAGCAAAAACAGCTAGTACAACCGATTCAGCTTCAACCACAGGTGCTGCGGTTGCTACTAACGCGCCTGTCATGAAATTTGAGTATAGTATGCATGATTTCGGCAAGATAACCCAGGGCGATAAGGTAAATTACAAGTTTAACTTTACCAATACTGGCAAATCACCGTTGATCATATCAAATGCTGTTGCAAGCTGTGGCTGTACTAAACCTGAATGGCCAAGCGGCCCTATAAAGCCAGGTGACAGCGGGCAAATAAATGTTACTTTTAACAGTGCAGGAAAAAGTGGTTTGCAGGATAAAATGATAACCATTACTGCCAATACCAATCCGCCGCAAAATGCAGTGCACCTGGTTGGCGAAGTATTAAACAAAAAATAA